One Armatimonadia bacterium DNA segment encodes these proteins:
- a CDS encoding aspartate aminotransferase family protein translates to MPKYQLPGPKSAEYIAISQQYEPGCTSQQAPIVWESAQGCIVRDVDGHEFIDWTSGVLVANVGHCHPHHVKKIQEAVARLMNPYDFPTPERVTLAKRMVEAMPTCAKNLDTCFMLTTGAEATEAAMRVAKRFTGKHEMLSFWGGFHGRTWGSMSMAGKMGTKKQWGPLMPGCLYSPYAYCYRCPFGMKPENCDFYCLSWMDRVVETTSTGDLAAVIVEPYQGSSGFIIPPDGWLTRVQEWCRQHEVLFIVDEVQASFGRTGKLFCIEHEGLSPNLLCLGKGIGSGIPTAALIAESRIMATLPPGDMSSTTGGNPVSCSAAHAVLDIMEQEHLVENSARIGAYLLERFKQMEERYNVLGEARGKGLVIGLEFVKDSQTKEPAPDLTMEIIRRMCTEGVVCGRVGFHGNVIRVAPPLVITIDQAEQSADAMEKVLSELS, encoded by the coding sequence ATGCCCAAGTACCAACTGCCCGGGCCGAAGTCGGCCGAGTACATTGCCATATCGCAACAGTACGAGCCGGGGTGCACCTCCCAGCAGGCACCCATCGTGTGGGAGAGTGCGCAAGGCTGCATCGTGCGGGATGTCGACGGCCATGAGTTCATCGACTGGACCTCCGGCGTTCTGGTCGCCAACGTGGGCCACTGCCACCCGCACCATGTGAAGAAGATCCAGGAAGCCGTTGCGCGGCTCATGAACCCGTACGACTTCCCCACCCCGGAGCGCGTGACGCTCGCGAAGCGCATGGTCGAGGCCATGCCCACCTGCGCCAAGAACCTCGACACCTGCTTCATGCTCACCACCGGGGCCGAGGCAACCGAAGCCGCGATGCGCGTCGCCAAGCGCTTCACCGGCAAGCACGAGATGCTGTCCTTCTGGGGCGGCTTCCACGGTCGCACCTGGGGTTCAATGAGCATGGCCGGCAAGATGGGCACCAAGAAGCAGTGGGGTCCGCTCATGCCGGGCTGCCTGTACAGCCCCTACGCCTACTGCTACCGCTGCCCCTTTGGCATGAAGCCCGAAAACTGCGACTTCTACTGCCTGAGCTGGATGGACCGCGTAGTCGAGACCACCTCCACCGGCGACCTGGCTGCGGTAATCGTCGAGCCCTACCAGGGCAGCTCTGGTTTCATCATCCCTCCGGACGGCTGGCTGACCCGCGTCCAGGAGTGGTGCCGCCAGCACGAGGTGCTATTCATTGTTGACGAGGTGCAGGCGTCCTTCGGGCGCACCGGCAAGCTGTTCTGCATCGAGCACGAGGGGCTCAGCCCCAACCTACTATGCCTGGGCAAGGGCATCGGCAGCGGCATCCCGACCGCGGCCCTGATCGCGGAGTCCCGTATCATGGCCACACTGCCACCCGGTGACATGAGCAGCACAACCGGCGGGAACCCGGTCTCGTGCTCCGCGGCGCATGCCGTTCTGGATATCATGGAGCAGGAGCACCTGGTCGAGAACTCCGCACGGATTGGCGCCTACCTGCTTGAGCGGTTCAAGCAGATGGAGGAGCGCTACAACGTCCTCGGCGAAGCCCGCGGGAAGGGCCTCGTCATCGGCCTGGAGTTCGTCAAGGACAGCCAGACCAAGGAGCCCGCGCCCGATCTGACCATGGAGATCATCCGGCGCATGTGCACCGAGGGCGTCGTCTGTGGACGCGTCGGCTTCCACGGCAACGTGATCCGTGTGGCACCGCCGCTGGTCATCACCATCGACCAGGCCGAGCAGAGCGCCGACGCAATGGAGAAGGTACTGTCCGAGCTGAGCTAG
- a CDS encoding Gfo/Idh/MocA family oxidoreductase, which yields MKKVRIGVIGCGKISGAYLSAAAKFPILETAACSDINMEVAKAKGEEYGVPKVCTVDELLADPNIDIVVNLTIPAAHAEISLKTLAAGKCAYTEKPFAVVREDGLKVIESARQKGLRVGCAPDTFLGGGLQTCRKLIDDGWIGKPVGASAFMMGHGPEHWHENPEFFYKAGGGPLFDMGPYYLTTLVNLLGPVQKVASAATISFPQRLITSKPKYGTLIDVEVPTHVNGILHFAGGAVGTITTSFDVWGSRLPRIEVYGTEGTLSVPDPNTFGGPVSVWRAGEWKEVPLTHVYTENYRSIGAADMAYAMQSGRAHRASGDLAFHVLDIMQSLYDAAEKGATVALSSTCERPAPLPMGLREGTLDE from the coding sequence ATGAAGAAGGTCAGAATTGGCGTCATCGGTTGTGGCAAGATCAGCGGTGCGTACCTCAGCGCTGCTGCGAAGTTCCCAATCCTCGAGACGGCCGCCTGCAGCGACATCAATATGGAGGTCGCCAAGGCCAAGGGCGAGGAGTACGGGGTCCCGAAGGTCTGCACGGTAGACGAGTTGCTGGCAGACCCGAACATCGACATCGTTGTGAACCTGACCATCCCCGCCGCCCATGCCGAGATCAGCCTCAAGACCCTCGCAGCCGGCAAGTGCGCGTACACTGAGAAGCCCTTCGCAGTCGTGCGCGAGGACGGTCTGAAGGTCATCGAGTCCGCGCGCCAGAAGGGCCTGCGCGTCGGCTGCGCTCCGGACACCTTCCTCGGTGGCGGCCTGCAGACTTGCCGCAAGCTCATCGACGACGGCTGGATCGGCAAACCCGTGGGCGCCAGCGCCTTCATGATGGGTCACGGCCCAGAGCACTGGCATGAGAACCCCGAGTTCTTCTACAAGGCAGGCGGCGGCCCGCTCTTCGACATGGGCCCGTACTACCTCACCACACTGGTCAACCTTCTCGGCCCGGTGCAGAAGGTCGCCAGCGCGGCCACGATCTCCTTCCCGCAGCGTCTCATCACCAGCAAGCCGAAGTACGGGACCCTGATCGACGTTGAGGTGCCGACCCACGTGAACGGTATCCTGCACTTCGCCGGTGGCGCAGTGGGCACCATCACCACGAGCTTCGATGTCTGGGGTTCGCGGCTGCCGCGCATCGAGGTCTACGGAACGGAGGGCACGCTCAGCGTTCCCGATCCGAACACCTTCGGCGGCCCGGTCAGCGTCTGGCGTGCCGGTGAGTGGAAGGAAGTACCTCTCACCCACGTCTACACCGAGAACTACCGCAGCATCGGCGCCGCCGACATGGCCTATGCCATGCAGTCCGGTCGGGCCCATCGCGCCAGTGGTGACCTTGCCTTCCACGTGCTCGACATCATGCAGTCGCTGTACGACGCTGCAGAGAAGGGCGCGACCGTCGCTCTGAGCAGCACCTGCGAGCGGCCGGCACCGCTGCCCATGGGCCTGCGTGAAGGCACTCTCGACGAGTAG
- a CDS encoding BglII/BstYI family type II restriction endonuclease, with product MEKVYEYSHLGGAEILLVRYPEIGAEIDATISAISQIGKNKESREKTKVGRMLYSPKELNARFTEEFRSRGFEELRDTYTIRIPGSEVAIAGAYKQVDFVKDRVLVEVQFGKYAFMFYDMAKFQYFFNESKCDVGVEIVPCHSLHREMSSGVSYGEQLVYDIERLKRHFPAVPVKVILIDVD from the coding sequence ATGGAGAAGGTCTACGAGTACTCGCACCTTGGCGGAGCCGAGATACTGCTCGTGCGCTACCCGGAGATTGGCGCCGAGATCGACGCCACAATCTCGGCCATCAGCCAGATCGGGAAGAACAAGGAAAGCCGCGAGAAGACGAAGGTCGGTCGGATGCTCTACTCTCCGAAGGAACTCAATGCGCGTTTCACCGAGGAGTTCCGCTCTCGTGGCTTCGAGGAGCTCAGGGATACCTACACCATCCGTATCCCCGGTTCCGAGGTCGCGATAGCCGGTGCATACAAGCAAGTCGACTTCGTCAAGGATCGAGTGTTGGTAGAGGTCCAGTTCGGCAAGTACGCGTTCATGTTCTACGACATGGCCAAGTTCCAGTACTTCTTCAATGAGAGCAAGTGCGACGTCGGCGTTGAGATCGTGCCGTGCCACTCGCTGCACCGGGAGATGTCGAGTGGCGTCTCCTACGGCGAGCAGCTCGTGTACGACATCGAGCGTCTCAAGAGGCATTTCCCAGCCGTACCTGTCAAGGTCATCCTCATTGATGTGGATTAG